In Mongoliitalea daihaiensis, one DNA window encodes the following:
- a CDS encoding M14 family metallopeptidase, producing the protein MKKNLLSWVAGAGLLFAVQSESLAQGDYPTLSQLTQRLQAISGSGSTAKLSSLTKTEGGKDIWVLKVGKGDLDNKPAIAVVGGVEGFHVLSVELALQFAESLVKDNNAALDKNTFYVFPNMSPDAYEQYHASLKYERRGNAAKVDQDRDGQVSEDGYVDLNKDGMITMMRVESPLGDYYVHEKDPRVMVKADRSKGERGTHMLMSESRDNDKDGMFGEDLEEGIAFNRSLTYKFPIFTPLAGEFAVSQKEGRAMLDYLFDQWNIFAIFTFSPANNLSSPLKFNAAEARKRIVTSMLEKDVAINSMVSGIYNKTVSPKAYNQTNQGTDGDFFQWAYFHFGRLSFSTPGWWVPEFKDADGKSNPNAEANFLAWADSEGVDAFVDWQAVTHPDLPGQKVEVGGIKPFVMYNPPFEKVADIAKEHNEFILKLAEMSPKLEFHNLQTEKLSNGLTRITVDLFNNSPLPTHSDMGVRSRWLRRVRVDINRDAKDLIAGDKIKLINKIDAFDKTTLTWVVKGSGSVDIKAGAAHTGFATLNVKL; encoded by the coding sequence ATGAAGAAAAACCTACTATCATGGGTTGCCGGAGCTGGATTGCTTTTTGCTGTCCAATCCGAATCCTTGGCGCAGGGTGACTACCCAACACTGAGCCAACTTACCCAGCGGCTACAAGCCATCTCTGGCAGCGGCAGTACTGCCAAACTCAGCTCTCTCACCAAAACAGAGGGTGGAAAAGATATTTGGGTACTCAAAGTCGGTAAAGGTGATTTGGATAATAAACCCGCTATCGCAGTAGTTGGTGGCGTGGAAGGATTTCATGTACTGAGTGTGGAACTCGCTTTACAATTTGCTGAATCATTGGTTAAAGACAACAATGCAGCACTTGACAAAAATACATTTTATGTATTTCCCAACATGTCTCCAGATGCCTACGAGCAATACCATGCATCCTTAAAGTATGAACGGAGAGGAAATGCCGCCAAAGTGGATCAGGATAGAGATGGTCAAGTATCAGAAGATGGATACGTTGATCTGAACAAAGATGGAATGATCACCATGATGCGTGTAGAAAGCCCCCTAGGTGATTACTACGTACATGAAAAAGATCCCCGCGTCATGGTCAAAGCTGACCGAAGTAAAGGGGAAAGGGGTACACACATGCTGATGAGCGAATCCCGTGACAATGACAAAGATGGAATGTTTGGTGAGGATTTGGAAGAAGGAATTGCCTTCAACCGCTCCTTGACTTACAAGTTTCCGATATTTACTCCTCTAGCAGGCGAATTTGCTGTTTCTCAAAAAGAAGGAAGAGCCATGTTGGATTACTTGTTCGATCAATGGAATATTTTTGCAATTTTCACTTTCTCTCCTGCAAATAACTTATCCTCTCCCTTAAAGTTCAATGCGGCAGAAGCACGCAAAAGAATTGTCACTTCCATGTTGGAAAAAGATGTCGCCATCAACAGCATGGTTTCAGGTATCTACAACAAAACGGTGTCCCCAAAAGCATACAATCAAACGAATCAAGGTACAGATGGAGACTTTTTCCAGTGGGCTTATTTCCACTTTGGACGACTAAGCTTCTCTACTCCAGGCTGGTGGGTGCCTGAATTCAAGGATGCTGACGGAAAATCTAATCCAAATGCAGAAGCAAACTTCCTTGCTTGGGCAGATAGTGAAGGCGTTGATGCATTTGTAGATTGGCAAGCAGTTACGCATCCAGACCTTCCTGGGCAGAAAGTAGAAGTAGGAGGTATCAAGCCATTTGTCATGTACAATCCTCCTTTTGAAAAAGTTGCCGACATTGCAAAAGAGCATAACGAGTTTATCTTAAAATTAGCTGAAATGAGTCCTAAGTTGGAGTTCCACAACCTTCAAACCGAAAAACTCAGCAATGGCCTTACGCGCATCACTGTAGATTTATTCAACAACTCTCCACTGCCGACGCATTCTGATATGGGTGTTCGCTCCAGATGGTTGAGAAGAGTGAGAGTAGATATCAACCGTGACGCCAAAGATTTAATCGCAGGTGATAAAATCAAGCTAATCAATAAAATCGACGCTTTTGACAAGACCACGTTGACTTGGGTAGTAAAAGGTTCGGGAAGTGTTGACATCAAAGCAGGTGCAGCACATACAGGATTTGCTACGTTAAACGTGAAACTTTAA
- a CDS encoding M14 family metallopeptidase, protein MKLKNIVYTGLIGAALCFTGIQESTAQVAEGRYFRALGTPHNPKVPVSWNRYHTNLALEEIMKDMAKKHPNIVKLNSIGKSYQGNDIWVLTITDFSTGKAEDKPAMWIDGNIHSNEIQGTEFTLYTAWYLAEMYGDLDYITQLLKDKTFYIAPTINPDAHDYFIKEANNQNSPRSGMMIFDNDRDGEFGEDPFDDLNGDGHITMMIRKSPTGRFVKDKMDPRKLVMVGPDQQGEYEMLGYEGIDRDGDGVINDDGIGYYDPNRDWGWNWQPDYIQSGALRYPFSVPENRAVVDFVMKHPNIAAAQSYHNYGGMILRGPGAEEDLGTYNASDIRVYDAIAKKGEEFMPGYRYLVVYKDLYSVFGGQLDWFYGGRGIFTYSNELMTSYLYFHTNAGRNNQDEQFKADDYLLFGDAFVNWEAYNHPQYGEIEVGGFKKNFGRLHPGFLMETDAHRNAAFTILHAYHTPKLSVSDVKEKDLGGGLKEITATIYNERMIPTHSSQDLKYKIQRPDYISISGAKVVAGFVVENEDFNKLAEQKVNPEKISVANIPGMGAVKVRWIVSGNSNYSITVDSAKGGKASWKK, encoded by the coding sequence ATGAAATTAAAAAATATAGTATATACAGGCCTGATTGGAGCTGCATTGTGCTTCACAGGCATACAGGAATCCACTGCCCAGGTAGCTGAAGGAAGATATTTCCGCGCATTAGGAACCCCACACAATCCGAAAGTTCCTGTATCCTGGAACAGATACCACACCAACTTGGCACTGGAAGAGATCATGAAAGACATGGCCAAGAAACATCCAAACATTGTCAAATTGAACAGTATTGGCAAATCCTATCAAGGCAATGATATTTGGGTCTTAACCATTACTGATTTCAGCACTGGCAAAGCAGAAGACAAGCCAGCCATGTGGATCGATGGAAACATCCACTCCAATGAAATTCAAGGAACGGAATTTACACTTTACACCGCTTGGTATTTAGCAGAGATGTATGGAGACTTGGATTACATCACCCAATTATTGAAAGATAAAACCTTCTACATTGCTCCGACCATCAACCCGGATGCACACGATTACTTCATCAAAGAAGCCAACAATCAAAACTCCCCTCGTTCAGGAATGATGATTTTTGACAACGACCGTGATGGTGAATTTGGAGAAGATCCTTTTGATGATTTGAACGGAGATGGGCACATCACTATGATGATCCGTAAGTCACCAACTGGTAGATTTGTCAAAGACAAAATGGATCCTCGCAAACTTGTCATGGTTGGACCTGATCAGCAAGGAGAATACGAAATGCTGGGCTATGAAGGTATTGACCGTGATGGGGACGGTGTAATCAATGATGATGGGATCGGTTACTACGATCCTAACAGAGATTGGGGCTGGAACTGGCAGCCTGACTACATACAATCAGGTGCTTTGCGTTACCCATTCTCAGTACCAGAAAATAGAGCAGTCGTAGATTTCGTGATGAAGCACCCCAATATTGCAGCAGCACAATCCTACCATAACTATGGAGGGATGATTTTGAGAGGACCGGGTGCGGAAGAAGACTTAGGAACCTACAATGCCAGCGATATCCGTGTATACGATGCAATTGCCAAAAAAGGAGAAGAATTTATGCCTGGGTACCGTTACCTCGTCGTGTACAAAGATTTATATTCCGTATTTGGAGGACAGCTGGATTGGTTCTATGGAGGCAGAGGTATTTTCACCTACTCCAATGAATTGATGACTTCCTACTTGTATTTCCATACAAATGCAGGGAGAAACAATCAGGATGAGCAGTTCAAGGCCGATGACTATTTACTTTTCGGAGATGCATTTGTCAATTGGGAAGCATACAATCATCCTCAATATGGAGAAATTGAAGTGGGAGGATTTAAGAAAAACTTCGGGAGACTTCACCCAGGATTCTTGATGGAAACAGATGCCCATAGAAATGCTGCCTTTACCATTCTTCACGCCTATCACACACCAAAACTTTCTGTTTCTGATGTGAAAGAAAAAGATTTAGGAGGAGGTTTGAAAGAAATAACAGCAACCATCTACAATGAGCGCATGATCCCAACACACTCATCTCAAGATTTGAAATACAAAATCCAGCGTCCAGATTATATCAGTATTTCAGGAGCAAAAGTTGTAGCAGGTTTTGTGGTAGAAAACGAGGATTTCAATAAACTTGCCGAGCAAAAAGTCAATCCTGAAAAAATCTCAGTAGCCAATATCCCTGGTATGGGTGCTGTAAAAGTTCGCTGGATCGTGAGCGGTAACAGCAACTACAGCATCACAGTTGATTCTGCCAAAGGCGGTAAAGCTAGCTGGAAGAAGTAA
- the hemH gene encoding ferrochelatase, translating into MSKNKAKIGVLLVNLGTPDSTAVGDVRKYLREFLMDGRVIDFPFIPRWMLVNLIIAPFRSFKSAAEYRKVWEERGSPLMFHTVDLRDKLTEKLDSDKYIVEMAMRYQTPSIEEGLNKLNKANVRKIIVISLFPQYASATNGSVVDKVMEIARTWQIIPNISFVNNFVEHPLFLEAWAELGREWMAKQEYDKYLFSYHGLPARQIKKGSVDNYCQLSDKCCGNYTKKNQFCYRGQCFYTTRLIAEKLGIPMEKTITCFQSRLGKDTWIQPYTEDVIEELAKDGIKKVLVFSPAFVADCLETTVEVGQEYKEEFIELGGEQWDLVPSLNSNDTWVECVKELVEENS; encoded by the coding sequence ATGAGTAAGAATAAGGCAAAAATTGGTGTATTGCTGGTGAATTTGGGAACTCCCGACAGCACTGCTGTAGGTGATGTGAGAAAATACTTGAGAGAGTTTCTCATGGACGGACGGGTGATTGATTTTCCATTTATCCCTCGCTGGATGTTGGTGAATTTGATCATCGCCCCTTTTCGATCCTTCAAATCTGCGGCTGAATATAGAAAAGTGTGGGAAGAAAGGGGATCCCCTTTGATGTTTCATACTGTAGATCTGCGCGACAAGCTGACTGAAAAATTGGATTCCGATAAGTACATAGTAGAAATGGCCATGCGTTATCAAACTCCCAGTATTGAGGAAGGATTGAATAAACTTAACAAGGCCAATGTCAGAAAGATCATTGTTATTTCATTATTCCCCCAGTACGCATCTGCTACCAATGGCTCTGTCGTAGATAAAGTAATGGAAATTGCCCGTACTTGGCAGATTATTCCTAATATCTCTTTTGTCAATAATTTTGTGGAGCATCCTTTATTCTTGGAAGCTTGGGCTGAATTGGGTAGAGAGTGGATGGCTAAGCAGGAGTATGACAAATACCTGTTCTCCTATCACGGACTTCCTGCAAGACAGATAAAGAAAGGCTCGGTAGATAACTATTGTCAATTGAGTGATAAATGCTGTGGGAATTATACCAAGAAGAATCAATTTTGCTATAGAGGGCAGTGTTTTTATACCACCCGTCTGATTGCAGAAAAGTTGGGTATTCCTATGGAAAAAACCATCACTTGCTTCCAGTCAAGGCTTGGAAAGGATACTTGGATTCAGCCTTACACGGAGGATGTAATCGAGGAATTAGCAAAAGACGGCATCAAAAAGGTGTTGGTGTTCTCTCCGGCTTTCGTGGCAGATTGTTTGGAAACTACGGTGGAAGTTGGACAGGAATACAAAGAAGAATTCATCGAATTAGGTGGTGAACAATGGGATTTAGTACCAAGCTTAAATTCCAATGATACTTGGGTGGAGTGTGTGAAGGAGTTGGTGGAGGAGAATAGTTGA
- a CDS encoding carboxypeptidase-like regulatory domain-containing protein: MGKNKSIFFFILSVFLLLSPKAYSQYVIQGKVLDAETLEPVEFATVFINYSTFGDISDSEGHFSINIPPGDHELVISFMGYQTFKYDFSTQFLMQSYEFRILPEPIDLKETEVTIKRDRTWYRNLDVFKVHFLGQSINAERCKILNPEVLVLDAESEKGKLKARARETVLIENPNLGYTIQYVLEGFELDLESGISRFAGYPYFIEADVPRRRERSLHKNRERAYNGSIAHFIRSLYLGIVEEEGYEMYTIDRIPNLEVISEELAELAQETLIKSLNPLVRDSLKNIIRRKDLPKEIEQVTETRLTGEGLVEVSKNGLTFLTYDKPFYLIYKEEMEEMAFIKRLINKDTQILTGRVAVETNISNSPQRSSIRMLGNAVRLFENGSYFHPFDLMIEGYMAWEKVGDLMPFNYSLNP, from the coding sequence ATGGGAAAAAACAAAAGCATTTTCTTTTTCATCCTTTCAGTATTTTTGCTCCTTTCCCCAAAGGCCTATTCCCAGTATGTGATTCAGGGAAAGGTACTTGATGCCGAAACTTTGGAACCGGTGGAGTTTGCCACAGTTTTCATCAACTACTCTACATTTGGAGATATATCAGACAGCGAGGGACATTTTTCCATCAATATCCCTCCCGGTGATCATGAACTCGTCATCAGCTTTATGGGATACCAGACATTTAAGTATGATTTCAGCACACAATTTCTCATGCAAAGTTACGAGTTTAGGATATTACCCGAACCCATAGATCTGAAAGAGACTGAAGTCACCATCAAAAGAGATCGAACATGGTACAGAAACCTGGATGTATTCAAAGTGCATTTTCTAGGACAAAGCATCAATGCTGAGCGTTGCAAAATTCTCAATCCAGAGGTTTTGGTCTTGGATGCAGAATCAGAAAAAGGCAAGCTCAAAGCAAGGGCTAGGGAAACGGTATTGATTGAAAATCCAAACTTGGGATACACCATTCAATATGTGCTTGAAGGCTTTGAGCTAGATTTGGAAAGTGGAATATCAAGGTTTGCTGGATATCCATATTTTATTGAAGCAGATGTCCCTCGCCGAAGAGAAAGGAGTCTACATAAAAACAGAGAAAGGGCATACAATGGCAGTATCGCCCATTTTATCAGGTCATTGTACTTGGGAATAGTGGAAGAGGAAGGTTATGAAATGTATACAATTGACCGTATTCCCAACCTCGAGGTGATTAGTGAGGAATTGGCAGAATTAGCTCAGGAAACTTTAATAAAAAGTCTAAACCCCTTAGTCAGGGACAGCTTAAAAAATATTATCAGAAGAAAAGATTTACCCAAGGAAATCGAGCAAGTCACTGAAACGAGGCTGACTGGTGAAGGCCTAGTAGAAGTTTCCAAAAACGGACTAACATTTCTTACGTACGATAAGCCTTTTTACTTGATTTACAAGGAAGAGATGGAAGAAATGGCTTTCATAAAAAGGTTAATTAATAAAGATACTCAAATATTAACCGGTCGAGTGGCTGTGGAAACCAATATATCAAACAGCCCGCAAAGGTCCTCCATCAGGATGTTGGGAAATGCTGTAAGACTATTCGAAAACGGTAGCTACTTTCATCCCTTTGACCTGATGATTGAAGGGTACATGGCTTGGGAAAAGGTAGGTGATCTGATGCCATTTAATTATTCATTAAATCCTTGA
- a CDS encoding universal stress protein, with product MFKKIALAIAFSPRFASLIAEAKRLSEVFDAELILIHVGEKEDAQVQTLHDALDKLQVLDKVKIYWEQGKPANKIMQVCEEQGVDLLVAGALKQEGLLQYYIGSIARKIIRRSKCSVLMLIEPLENPTPFDKVVINGTQQEQTPRVIAQGLDWCKKDQARQVFIVNEIKMYGMQMAAAGEGGESEIANTRRKLVSEEVEYVEQILKGLDKGNLRVNVKITCGKWAVELAKFASDIKADLLIVGDEGKLGFLDRLFPHDLEDILSDLPCNLLIVKK from the coding sequence ATGTTTAAAAAGATCGCCCTAGCTATAGCTTTCTCCCCACGTTTTGCATCGTTGATAGCAGAAGCCAAGCGCTTATCTGAAGTTTTTGATGCAGAGTTGATTTTGATTCATGTGGGAGAAAAAGAAGATGCTCAAGTACAAACCTTACATGATGCTTTGGACAAGCTTCAGGTTTTGGATAAAGTGAAGATCTATTGGGAACAGGGAAAGCCGGCCAACAAAATCATGCAGGTATGTGAGGAGCAGGGAGTAGATTTGTTGGTAGCTGGAGCGTTGAAACAAGAAGGCTTATTACAATATTACATAGGTTCGATTGCAAGAAAAATCATTCGGAGATCGAAATGCTCCGTATTGATGCTGATAGAACCATTAGAAAACCCGACGCCATTTGATAAAGTAGTCATTAACGGAACGCAACAAGAGCAGACTCCGAGGGTGATTGCTCAGGGCTTGGATTGGTGTAAAAAAGATCAAGCCAGACAAGTTTTTATTGTAAATGAAATAAAAATGTATGGCATGCAGATGGCTGCTGCTGGAGAGGGGGGAGAGTCTGAGATTGCAAACACCCGAAGAAAGCTGGTCTCGGAAGAGGTGGAGTATGTGGAACAAATTCTAAAAGGATTGGATAAAGGCAATCTAAGAGTCAATGTGAAGATTACCTGCGGAAAGTGGGCAGTCGAATTGGCTAAATTTGCCAGCGATATAAAAGCTGATTTGTTGATTGTAGGAGATGAGGGAAAGCTTGGGTTTTTAGACAGGCTTTTTCCGCATGATTTGGAGGACATTCTCAGTGACCTTCCGTGTAATTTATTGATCGTAAAAAAGTAA
- a CDS encoding Plug domain-containing protein, whose product MLRNLLSFGLLLTSLGVQAQDLAEKLQEKLTQHKQSNPFEKVYLHTDKSHYLLNDTIWIKAYGVLEKGMEILQATPTVPLYVNLYSNVKREPVVQATIKLEQGLGWGDLVLPRELNPGNYSLIAFSSRSALAGEQYLFAKDIWIGDIKDVFIPRTELDGTLNVSLFPEGGDLVEGINSKVGFKATGDKGLGEAFYGYLLKNEKDTVLRFESNPLGMGSFEFIPEKDARYTAHVKSIQSKWKPIQVPKAKAKGEVLHVDVRSDELQGIIEVNSNSSTDKNMLLVGISGGKFFWSESIKLENGTATIRFEKDDFPPGITQITLKEETGLPVAERLIYLHPYAQALVEFHTDKVSYNPKEMVNMDIDVMDEFGVPVAGNFSVSITDTKQVALVPHATNILSHFKLGSELNGLVENPYYYFDLKNETAEKDLDDLLLTQGWRKFSWKRLADERNKSIEFEKGLKLSGQVKQLGGNPIKEPHQLTMMVNSYFDFPQVMEGETDKDGRFLFSELDFYDSVSVFVQAYLSADGNSKSPKKNNLIKLDDKVEKERPEKVISGIPVGHLKELDFEYIVKVGEARNMMEQFVLGQEVLLQEITVEASSLTKPNDSRTLLYQGKPDYSVPVTREDFGYANAIHFLRGRVPSVQVIGDVFSFQHPPTVLIRGGTITGNASGRAQNQSNPIFIDGQPTDVLMVMNLNMIEVERIDVITNLANRALIGGSAYINILTKTGNPGADLLEDPRQGQGNDLLFTKGYLVEREFYIPSGEFKEGTPFTQDFRSTLYWNPNLNTLEDGKITISFPLNQGSDSFDVILEGLSSDMEPVFGTFSIKK is encoded by the coding sequence ATGCTGCGTAACTTACTCTCATTTGGACTTCTGCTAACGTCACTTGGTGTACAGGCGCAGGATTTGGCGGAAAAATTACAGGAAAAATTAACTCAACATAAACAGTCCAACCCATTTGAAAAGGTCTATCTACACACGGACAAATCACATTACCTTCTTAACGACACCATCTGGATCAAGGCTTATGGGGTTTTGGAAAAAGGAATGGAAATTCTTCAAGCCACACCCACCGTTCCCTTATATGTTAACTTGTATAGCAACGTGAAAAGAGAGCCTGTTGTGCAGGCAACAATCAAGTTAGAGCAAGGTTTGGGTTGGGGAGACCTTGTTTTACCAAGGGAGCTCAACCCCGGAAATTACAGCCTGATCGCTTTTTCCTCAAGAAGTGCGTTAGCGGGAGAACAATATCTCTTTGCCAAAGATATTTGGATAGGAGACATCAAAGATGTATTTATTCCACGGACAGAGCTGGATGGAACCCTAAATGTCAGTTTATTCCCCGAAGGAGGGGACTTAGTGGAAGGGATAAACAGTAAAGTAGGGTTTAAAGCAACAGGTGATAAAGGACTCGGAGAGGCGTTTTACGGGTACCTGCTCAAAAATGAAAAAGACACGGTATTGAGGTTTGAATCCAACCCATTAGGAATGGGTTCTTTCGAGTTTATCCCTGAAAAGGATGCTAGGTATACTGCTCATGTCAAGTCAATTCAAAGCAAATGGAAACCTATTCAAGTACCCAAGGCAAAAGCAAAAGGCGAGGTTTTGCATGTGGATGTACGTTCAGATGAGCTACAGGGCATTATTGAAGTAAATAGTAACTCATCAACGGACAAGAATATGTTGTTGGTGGGAATTTCCGGAGGGAAGTTTTTCTGGAGTGAAAGTATCAAACTTGAGAATGGAACTGCAACAATCCGTTTCGAAAAAGACGATTTCCCTCCTGGCATTACACAGATTACCCTGAAGGAAGAAACTGGCCTTCCGGTGGCAGAACGTCTGATTTACCTACATCCTTACGCACAAGCACTGGTGGAATTCCATACCGATAAAGTTTCCTACAATCCAAAAGAAATGGTGAACATGGATATAGACGTGATGGATGAGTTTGGGGTGCCTGTAGCGGGAAATTTTTCGGTTTCCATTACGGATACCAAACAGGTGGCTCTAGTTCCGCATGCAACAAATATTTTGTCACATTTCAAGCTCGGCTCCGAATTGAACGGGCTGGTTGAAAATCCATACTATTACTTTGACCTGAAAAATGAAACGGCAGAAAAGGACCTTGATGACCTCCTGCTAACGCAAGGCTGGAGAAAATTCAGCTGGAAAAGGCTTGCAGACGAAAGAAATAAGTCAATTGAGTTTGAAAAAGGTCTAAAACTTAGCGGGCAAGTCAAGCAACTTGGAGGTAATCCGATTAAAGAACCGCATCAACTCACGATGATGGTCAATAGTTATTTTGATTTTCCTCAAGTAATGGAGGGAGAAACAGATAAGGATGGACGATTTTTATTTTCAGAATTAGATTTTTACGATTCAGTATCCGTTTTTGTACAGGCATATTTGTCAGCTGATGGAAATAGCAAATCTCCCAAAAAAAATAACCTGATCAAGTTAGATGATAAAGTGGAAAAAGAAAGACCGGAGAAAGTGATTTCCGGAATTCCTGTTGGGCATTTGAAGGAGTTGGATTTTGAATATATAGTTAAAGTCGGAGAAGCTAGAAATATGATGGAACAGTTTGTCCTTGGGCAAGAAGTATTGCTCCAAGAAATCACTGTGGAAGCCAGTAGTTTAACCAAGCCAAATGATTCTCGAACACTTCTATACCAAGGCAAACCTGACTACAGTGTCCCTGTCACCAGAGAAGATTTTGGATATGCCAATGCCATTCACTTCCTCAGAGGCAGGGTACCTTCAGTTCAAGTTATAGGAGATGTATTTAGTTTTCAACATCCTCCTACAGTATTGATAAGAGGGGGGACCATAACAGGAAATGCATCCGGAAGAGCTCAAAATCAGAGTAACCCAATTTTTATAGATGGGCAACCTACCGATGTTTTGATGGTCATGAACCTAAATATGATCGAGGTAGAAAGAATCGATGTGATCACAAACTTGGCCAATAGAGCTTTGATAGGCGGCTCTGCTTATATCAATATTCTGACTAAAACTGGCAATCCAGGAGCTGACCTGCTGGAAGACCCAAGACAGGGACAAGGAAATGACCTGCTGTTTACCAAAGGCTATCTGGTTGAGAGGGAATTTTATATCCCCTCAGGAGAGTTTAAAGAAGGTACTCCTTTTACTCAAGACTTCAGATCTACGCTGTATTGGAACCCAAACCTCAATACACTGGAAGATGGTAAAATCACTATTTCATTCCCGCTAAATCAGGGAAGTGATTCATTTGATGTCATTTTGGAAGGCTTATCCAGTGATATGGAGCCTGTCTTTGGAACTTTCTCTATAAAAAAATGA
- a CDS encoding cation:proton antiporter, with translation MEHLSHQDVVNLFLMLAAMLLLARIFAEIAQKFKQPAVVGELLAGILLGPTILGTFFPELFQDLFLSNPNANLALDGFVQIAVVLLLFIAGLEVELHLVWSQGKSALSISLLGLIVPFILGFVFPYYFPEFFGLVEGDRLLFSLFMGTAMSITALPVVVRILMDLDLFKTKMGMLIVASAMVNDIIGWLIFSVILSFMGKAGNLSLMQTIGITLLFTFFMLTIGKFIINKALPWINKKLAWPGGVLSLSMAFCFMAAAFTEWLGIHAIFGAFLLGVALGDSEHMSERAKEIVHQFINNIFAPLFFVSIGLKINFFTNFDLLLTLAILVISFAGKIVGSGFGAYKGGFNVKESLAVGFGMNARGAMEIILGLIALENGLIGEKLFVALVIMAIVTSMSSGPLMKWSLKAAKEEREAAS, from the coding sequence ATGGAACATTTATCGCATCAAGATGTAGTCAATCTATTTCTGATGCTAGCGGCCATGTTGCTGCTGGCGAGGATATTTGCTGAGATTGCACAAAAATTTAAGCAACCCGCTGTGGTGGGTGAGCTGTTAGCGGGCATTTTATTAGGGCCTACTATCTTAGGGACATTCTTTCCGGAGTTATTTCAGGATCTATTTTTGAGTAATCCCAATGCCAATTTGGCTTTGGATGGTTTTGTGCAGATTGCCGTTGTCTTGCTGCTATTTATTGCAGGCTTGGAAGTGGAGTTGCATCTAGTATGGTCCCAGGGAAAATCTGCGCTCAGTATAAGTTTATTAGGCTTAATTGTGCCATTTATTCTTGGATTTGTATTTCCTTATTATTTCCCGGAGTTTTTTGGGTTGGTAGAAGGTGATCGATTATTGTTTTCATTGTTTATGGGAACTGCCATGTCCATTACAGCGCTGCCTGTCGTTGTACGGATTCTGATGGATTTGGATTTATTTAAGACCAAGATGGGGATGTTGATTGTAGCTTCTGCCATGGTCAATGATATTATCGGTTGGTTGATTTTTTCTGTGATTTTATCCTTTATGGGAAAAGCAGGAAACTTGTCGTTGATGCAGACGATAGGAATCACCCTGCTGTTTACTTTCTTTATGTTGACCATCGGGAAGTTTATCATCAATAAAGCCCTGCCTTGGATCAATAAAAAATTGGCTTGGCCTGGTGGGGTATTATCCCTTTCCATGGCATTTTGTTTTATGGCAGCGGCCTTTACTGAATGGCTTGGAATCCATGCGATTTTTGGTGCATTCTTGTTAGGAGTAGCTTTAGGTGACTCCGAACATATGTCTGAGCGTGCCAAAGAAATTGTTCATCAATTCATCAACAACATCTTTGCACCGCTTTTTTTCGTATCTATCGGTCTTAAGATTAATTTCTTCACCAATTTTGATTTGTTACTGACGCTGGCAATTCTAGTGATTTCATTTGCTGGTAAAATTGTGGGCAGTGGTTTTGGGGCCTACAAAGGAGGTTTCAATGTCAAAGAGTCTTTGGCGGTGGGATTTGGGATGAACGCTCGTGGAGCCATGGAAATTATTTTAGGATTGATTGCGTTGGAAAATGGATTGATCGGGGAAAAGCTCTTTGTAGCTTTGGTCATCATGGCGATTGTAACGAGTATGAGCAGTGGCCCTTTGATGAAATGGTCGCTGAAAGCGGCAAAAGAAGAGCGCGAAGCTGCTTCCTAG